CTCGTACCTGAATCCTTGGCTCAGGGAGGTGTCGGCGGTCCACACGAAGATCCCCCCGAGCTTCCCCTGCTTCTTCAGCTGGCTGCACGCCCTGAAGAAGCCATTTTGGGGCGTCAGCCCGCCGGGGTTCTCCTCCGTGTTGAAGCTCGCCAGCAGCCGCCCTCCCCTGTAGTTTCTCCTCTGCTCCTCGAAGTGCTCCAAGAACTGCGCCACCGTCGTCCCTCTCGCATACGCGTAGAACTGGAAGTTCACGTAGTCGATCGCTCGGCCGTACTTGCTCCACAGCGCCAGGTAGTGCCTCTGCACGTCGTCGTCGGCGAACGGCGCGATGGAGGCGAAGGAGATCGTCCCCGCGCGCTTCAGCCGAGTCACCAGCCGCCCAATGCTCTCCGCGAACGCCGCCGGCGTCGCCCGGAAGTGCTCGTAGTCGACGTCGATGCCGTCGATGTGGTACTCCTCGACGAGGGAGGTGAGGGAGTCGACGGCATTGTTGACCCAGGAGTCGACGGAATCGGGCGTGAAGTTGGCGAATTGGCCATGGACGGAGTCGCCGCCGAGGCTGAGGGCGACCCTGACGTTCGGGTGGGAGCGCTTGATGGCGGCGACGGCGGCGGGGGAGAGGTTTTGGCTGTCCCAGAAGATGTTGAAGCGGCCGTTGGTGGGGGTGGGGGAGGAGGAAGTGGTGTAGTCGATGGCGAAGGCGAGGATGAAGTGGAATTCGACGCCGGAGGACACGGGGACGTCGGAGAAGCGGACGCCGGTGAACTCGGCGCCGATGTACTCTCGGAAGAGGTTGGAGGGGGCGGCGGCGGAGGAACTAGCCATCAAAAACAAGAGCAGAGAGTAGATCAAGAAGGAAGAGGAAGCCATGCGAGCAAGTGCCTTGACTCTCTGAGCTGAGCTCGACGGATAGCTGATTCTTTATAGGATTTAATCGGGAGCTTAACCGGATCAAGATTCGATTGCCTTTAGACCCGTTAAAGAAAAAAAGGCAGAAAACGCATAGATTCGATTTTGTTAGACCCGTTAAAGAGAAAAGGACGTGAGCAGCAGCAATAGAATAGTGGCATCGTTTCTATAACTAGAAATCTGTCTACTAGACAAACAGACGATGCTAAACAAAACGGGTTAACGGACGCTGATAAAGAAATCAAGCATATAGCCAACGGCGGCGAAGAATGGGCGCCACACAGACAAAATTTAACGTCGCCGGCGAAATGAGAATAGTGTGTGCTTCTAGATTACGTTGGGGAGTGGGCGTATCGGGTCGGATCCAAGGAATATAGAAATGGAAGACGGCGAATCATGGGGCGGAAGGAGGAAGCGTTTGACTTGGCCGCCCCGGGTTTTGTTTTGCGTGGCCGAGGGCGACCCGTCGACGGAGATGGGAGGGTTGTCTAAATGTTTGGCAGATTTGACGATGTGAGACCAAAATTCTCGGCGAGTTTAATATTCTCAACTAACTTTCCCAAAATTTGTGAATGTTTTTTTGCCCATGCGCTGTTTGTCCTTTTGTCCTGACTGCTGCAGCCGGAAGACcgtaaataaattaagcaaattTCATATTTCACTGCattagaatttatttatgtttattcaaaatatatataaaattaattaattaaataaatttaaataactctttaaattaaatggataaattTAAACATATATGTGTTTAAATTAATAAACGTtggtaaataatatttataaataatatttatgaattatatttattaataaaacttttttcaatatgatcatgtccgaacgctgactcaacggacgctgggcacgtggtgctctccgatTTGCTGAtatagatctccggctagtcgtacgaagctccggcgaacctgcacagaagtcgtgccgggaaggggttcccggcggcgaccctccgacgctcaagtcaggcaagcaagtagtgaaaaaagtggctccaaagatgtctcacgcgtacctccggcgaagtatgaggctctttatatagcgcGGTGAAAGaactcctgcacgtccaccgaggcgcatacgtgtccgtagcccatacctcagtatgtgtctgtcagaaagcttacctgacgccatactgctacagtcccagcacgtcgtcgatgggacaacagaacaccccgttgtcagacttgtAGTACGGCCTAGCCATAGGGATTGACAACtatcataagatgttcttgtccctcTCTACCGATCACAGGCCAGGGTGTCTGGCCAGCCAGCTGGACGGGAAGTCCATCCGGACGGCCCTTATCTTAAGTGCTGGCCGGACAGAGCTCACATCCCGTCCGGCCTGCCATTGGCATCGATATACTGGGGATATTTTCTGTAGGATGCCATGTAGGGACTGTAGCAGTGTCACCTTCTATTAGGCTTTCCACTCAGCTCTTTGCTACTGTttaattgagcgtcggaaccccaacttctgtcggggcgacttttgccatcggctattcaccggtcggtcggccggggggtcggcccctccttctccgatcggccacctgggcctttgactcccgcgtggcattgactcctcagaacgggggtcccctgttctaaccgccggatcacttgcctccccctcaagtctaatcgaaggaggcgaagtccgactgactggactgccgatctgactggacTACGGTCACTATACTAGTCCGCTCGGCTAGGCATAGAGTTGCACATCCGGTCGGCGGTGTCTCGCTCATGCCTTGTGTTCCCTTGAAATTCTTATCAAATCCTTTCACTCACTGCGTATCACGTGCGCTACGCACGGTAAGGTGCAttcattaaatgcgaccagtgtcctgctgacacgtggtaaCCCTGctcttgtcagcgtatggcggtggcgttacctccgatgggacagcagTCATTTGAAATGAATGGCTAGATGATAACCTCGTTCTCcgtgacctgaatcggacggccaCGACCGTTCGACGCTAATGTTATAAATCTCGCGGCCACTTCTCTCCGCCGCCTTCTTGTTTCATCGACTTCGCCTTCACGCTGCTCTCTTTGCTCCGGCGATTCTCATTCCCTGCCTGTTTGGTGTGCTCGCCATCTTTTCCTTTCCTCGATCTTTCTAGcacccgtaagccttccttttctGCTACCCACCTCTTGTATTGCTTCCTTTTGCATTCTATcggcattttcttttagtttttctgtcgATTATTGCTTCTGTTTCgaccatggcgagtacttctacgcctacagtcggcgctcctggtctctggtatacgactatggagagccgcttcgatgaagaagacgcatTGCGTCTTATTCGAACGTATGAAATTCCGGCCGACCACGAAATAGTTGTAgccactccttccgatcggccgaatgacccgccgcccggcaccatttgcttcttccgtgatcaatttttggtCAGGCTGCGCTTTCTTCCACATCCGTTCATCATCcaaatatgcaaccactttcgcctcccgctcggccaattagtcccAAACTCGATCaagttgctgagcggggtgatagtccttttcaagttgaatgatatccccctggacccccaaatcttccactatttcttttacccaaaacaatccgagtgggggaccttcatatttcaatctaggtcgggtttcgtcctatttaccaatatgccgagctccaataagcattggaaggagcatttcttttttatgcgtcttCCTGAACGGCCGAccttccgaacgaagtggcagacggcggtgccgaaccaaccgggtcttggcaaattcaagagtcatccggcgtatcttcatgcggccaaccagctggtcggccaacgctacgatatcgacaagttgctcctccctggagtgatgtatatattcggcttgtcccccatccaagccgatctgccttgtagcatgagtaagcgattcttatctCCCCTTTtccttttgttctaactgatttattctttgtttctgcagctgaagttatgtggcgtgcaaaggcaaccgaaaagctcaagctgaaagccgccaatattgaggcggtgaaggacaAGGAGGCAGCCGAACGGGGTTTGGTTCTGGCCGATTCAACaactgaagggagcgagggaactcaagttgctcccgAGGCTTCGGCCGCCCGCGTCTCCACTGACGAGGCCGTGGCCCATATCACATCTGTCCAGGCCGAGGAGGAGGGCCGATCGGCTGACGAGGCGCCCTTGGTGACTCGTAAACGCCGTCGGCTAGAGCAAGCCGCTCAACAGCCTCCTCCAGGGGAGCAGCTTGCCGAGCGGAGCGATGAAGCTCCTGTGGTTTTTGAGGCGGTCTCCTCGGAGCACACTCCGACTCAGCTTGACTTGCCGCCGACCATCGCTGAGGCTCAACCTTCCACCACTCAGACTCTACGTCGTCTTAGGCGACTGGGCGACCGTCCGGTCGGCGAGTCCTCTGGCCATGCTGCTGCGTCTCAAGATGACTcgagcggcccgagggtgatAAAAACTGTCCTCAGatttccctcggaggaatacctactggccgccgatcggccatctgttcccgaacagcagatcaccctcaccggtccgctcgccaaagtttgggaggacgcgcgcgtacgcgtcgcgcttatgtcccccagtcagctaggggacagtaacctgcagcaggcgaccggggtatgcctttctgctttactgatattttttatttgcgtttttaacttaactgccttcattcgcagagttgggtagagcagatcgcagtcagcaatcgactggctgagctggaggaagaaatgaaaaaacttAAACTTTCGGAGGCAAACCAAGGGCAATCCACGGTTGCTTTGGAGAAGAGcaaaaagcttttggaagccgAGCGGAGACGCACTTCCGGTCTGtcgagcgaggtcgctcggcttgaggctgtggtcaaacaacgggataaagagatcaagacggcgaccactcggaagcgcaaggctatcgatgacatggacctaatgaaggtggagatcagagggctagagcaacacatcaaggatctggatgcccttctggccaccgagaaggagggccgctcggccgatcttcttaaatttgaataagacttgaaggatctccgtgccgccaacgatgcttcccgagctgcgctcaaagagtatcaggagggggagtcggctcactatgacgaagtgaggaaggcatttgtccgctcggacgacttcggagagaaattcaccgacaagatttccctcactttcgaagaggcgattaagtcggcggtggattacttgaagaccaaaggccaccttcccgccgagctgaccatcccccccccccccccgaggatctggctaccgtgatgggcgccattccagatgctctttttgattttgacgcgtgaggcGTGTGTTTTTTATCAACCTTTTTGTACCGTcgttcggccaaacttatttttgTTGTAATTCCTTTTGCTTGCCAAGCGTTTGGCGCAAATAGATCATCTTTCCATTcctgcaacttttgttttggcgaGAAATTCATCCGATCAGCTTAATACTCTAACACGAATTCAAGCCGCTCGGCTTCATACTCTAAGACGGACTCAATCCGATTGTCTTCAAAAATGTCTTTCGCCATGCAACTGCGTAGCCGATCGGCGCGCGAAATAATTGTCGTTCACCTTAATTCTTATTGACTATCTTTTACTTTGCACCTTACCTTAAAGGGGGTTTCCATATATTTTTACTAAtcgagctcgacagtcttccgctcggacgtttatagacgccggctcgtctctcgatatttaacgtcggagctcgacggtcttccgctcagatgtttatagacgccggcttgtctctcgatatttaacgtcggagctcgacggtcttccgctcagacgtttatagacgtcggctcatctctcgatatttaacgtcggagctcaacggtcttccgctcggacgtttatagacgccggctcgtctctcgatatttaacgtcggagctcgacgatcttctgctcggacgtttatagacgccggctcgtctctcgatatttaacgtcggagctcgacgatcttccgttcggacgtttatagacgccggctcgtctctcgatatttaacgtcggagctcaacggcctTTAAGACTACTTTTAACACAGCCGATCGGCGAAGATATTTGCCATCtttataattttgcttcctgcattacaaggacataggcgaccgaaatgtatataaatttacatttagcgcacctttcccccagctcggataacgtacttccggccgaacggcttgggGTCTTCTTTGTCGAGCGTTGGGCTCAGATactgtactcctggccgaacggcgcggggtcttcctCGTCAAGCGTTTAGCtcgaatattatacctccggccgaacgactcggggccttcttcgtcgagagcttggctcggatactatacctccggccgaacggctcggggccttcgtcgtcgagcgcttggctcggttattatacctccggccgaacggctcggggccttcttcgtcgagcgcttggctcggttattatacctccggccgaacggctcggggccttcgtcgtcgagcgcttggctcggttattatacctccggccgaacggctcggggccttcttcgtccagcgcttggctcggttattatacctccggccgaacggctcggggccttttTCGTCGAGCgattggctcggatactatacctccggccgaacggctcggggccttcgtcgtcgagcctttggctccgatgatatacgcccggccgaacggcacgggcctTCTTTTGGAAAATTACGATGAATTCTATGCCCGAAAGAAACTATATCTGAAAAACTAACCTGCCGATCAGCATaagatctgactcaatttctcaactcccgaatacccgtggagtgaggtggatacaatgtactcgtcgaaatttatcaaggccaggaggatggcgaaacttcccggtcggtcctccatggccgctcggccCCCCCAGAGGTGGAGGCGGCCTGCTGCGTTATCCTTCTACTTGAGCCTTCTGCTCCTGTTGCTCCACGAACCTAGCTACTCTTGCCTCTGtcagagcgtcgagtttctccacggagagcatcaccatgtgtggtcgtccagcttcgtccattgcttccgttcggatgcaggagcgttcccacagacggcgccaatttgatcctgtccgaacgctgactcaacggacgttgggcacgtggtgctctccgatTTGCTGAtatagatctccggctagtcgtacgaagctccggcgaacctgcacagaagtcgggccggaaaggggttcccggcggcgaccctccgacgctcaagtcaggcaagcaagtagtgaaaaaagtggctccaaagatgtctcacgcgtacctccggcgaagtatgaggctctttacaTAGCGCGGTGAAAGaactcctgcacgtccaccgaggcgcatacgtgtccgtagcccatacctcggtatgtgtctgtcagaaagcttacctgacgccatactgctacagtcccagcacgtcgtcgatgggacaacagaataccccgttgtcagacttgtAGTACAGCCTAGCCATAGGGCTTGAcaactgtcataagatgttcttgtccctcTCTACCGATCACAGGCCAGGGCGTCTGGCCAGCCGGCTGGACGGGAAGTCCATCCGGACGACCCTTATCTTAAGTGCTGGCCGGACGAGCTCACATcccgtccggcctgccgttggcatcgatatactggggatattttcggtaggaTGCCATGTAGGGACTGTAGCAGTGTCACCTTCTATTAGGCTTTCCGCTTGGCTCTTTGCTACTGTttaattgagcgtcggaaccccaacttctgtcggggcgacttttgtcatcggctattcaccggtcggtcGCCCGGGGGGTCGACCcctccttctccgatcggccacctgggcttttgactcccgcgtggcattgacccctcagaacgGGGGTCTCCTGTTCTAACCGTCGGATCACAATATATTATTATACGATGTATAATGGTGGTGTTCGAAGGAGACGTGGCAATCAGAAGTCAATAGCacatgacagtcagaagttaaCGAGACGTGGTAatcagaagtcaagaggacgtgacagTCGATAGGTTTGGAAAAAGGAAATAGGGTCGTGTGACAACGTCAGCAATATGATTCCCGGTTGAGTTTTCATAGACCAGAGCTTCAGATCTGAGACAACTTGATCTAAGACCTGGTAAGTAGTCGAGGTAATATCCGACTCTGGTCGTGTTCTCACAGTTCGGTTGTATCTAGGCTCAATTCTCTCAGTAAGCTAACTCCCGATCAGGCAAATTCCCAGTCGGACCTTGGACGATCTCTCCACAACTCCCGACCCCCCAAGATTTAGGCCAAGTGTTATACTCGACTAATTATCCCAAGCTGCCCTATTCATACCCGGTCGGGACAGAAAGCACTACATGACAATAAGGTCAAGAGATTGTaaccgtctgtcagagaatattccaacGGTCTGCGGTCATCTACGAATGAAACCTTTCTTCAGCCTACAGGAGGATGCCACGTGCCCTCTATCACCCGACAGgacctgacatccgacattctctgacatcagtCAGCCTCTAgaggtacgcactgtcatataaaaagggaggttctcTCTTGTGCAAGTATGCTCGTATATTCGTACTTATCTTCTTCTTTATTTCTCCTTCGTACATTGTTCTTTTGAGAAAAAAtacttgacttgagcatcggagggcttgctccggggactttttccctgatttttgGCTTGTAACGTCTGTGTGCTTGTTTAAGTGTGCGTAGAGCTCAAGTACTGTCGACTCAATCATCGTCGTTCGTCAGCACCACATGGGAGTCCATTCTTGTAAACACGTATGAGAAAGGTGTCTTAGTCGTTCCTCCGTCAACGCCAGTAACAACTCATCCGACCTTCATTCGACTCagatttcggacaggatcatactaaataaataataaaataaataaataaataaatttaaattatcaaccttaataatcaatcaaataattaaaaattttaaataattaaataatcttgaattgagagtttgataatatttaaatgaaCTAAGCTCGAATTAAGCTCaagctaaacttaaattaataatatttaaatgaagTAAACTCGAATTAAGCTCAAGCCAAATTTAAATTGAGAGTTTGActtcgataatatctaaacaaaGATCAAATTAAGCTTCAAACAAACTTAActcataaaaataaattaaactaaatttaaataatcattttaaaagaTTGATTCATTTAAACtcataaaaataaattaagctaaatttaaataatcatttcaaaaatttattcattttaaaCTAACATGAAACACCTTaactttatcaaataaatttaaacaccTTACAAAACTTAGAATCTTTACTACCCTAGCTGGAAACTTGTTGTAGCCGTATCAAACACTTCAGAGTTAAAAGTAAGCTTTTATATcgtttaaataaatttatttagtaaGGTAATAAATTTTAAGCTTGGTTAAACAAAATaagattattatttaataatttgtctaaaatataatattttaaaaacactctattaaatattttaaataaaataggaGGTTGAAACACgatcaacttttttttttaaatttcattaaaaaggaatttacctttagcatatttattttctatttttttcttcttcaagtATAGATCTTGCTGAAAAAATAAATGTTAAATATCCTTCAtactttaaaaagaaaaacaattttaactatattataatttataaccAGACGCACGTAAAAGTTATTTAGCAAAACCATtacctaaacaaacaaacaaaaaaagaaataaacaCAGATCATACGAACAaaacaaaatctagggatttTATTCGATGGTCAAGATTTTATTAGCGTAGTACACTCGACCTCTTAACGGAGTACACTACAGCATCGCACTGTCAACGCACTCTCTCGCCATTTTTATTTACATAAACGCCGCAGCGACCTCCAGCACCGGCAGGTTCCGGCGATGACCGCCGCCCTCTCGCTCCTCCGGCCCTGCAACTATAATCTGCTCTTTCTGCGACTGCAGCACCTCGTCCACCTCCCTCTCCGGCATGTCGAACGCCAGTTCCTTCGCGACCCTCTCCATCTGGTTCCACACGTTGTTTCTCCCCGCCAAGAAGTTCCTCTCGTTCTTCTCCGCGCAGATGTCGAAGCAGATCGCCTCAAAGTTGCCCCTTTCTCGCCCACCAGTAGACGCCACGGTCACCGACGGTTGACCCGGCGGGATGACCACCAACGACCCCGGTCGCACGTGGGACCTCACCCTTTTGTACCATTGTCCTTGACCTTCCTCCTCTCTTTGACCTTCCCGCTCCCTGCTCTGCCTTCTGTTGGACGAGCGAGGGCATATCGTCTCGATGTAGCCTTCCCCCTCCACGATCATCACGATCTTGATC
The genomic region above belongs to Zingiber officinale cultivar Zhangliang chromosome 11A, Zo_v1.1, whole genome shotgun sequence and contains:
- the LOC122032024 gene encoding chitinase 2-like — its product is MASSSFLIYSLLLFLMASSSAAAPSNLFREYIGAEFTGVRFSDVPVSSGVEFHFILAFAIDYTTSSSPTPTNGRFNIFWDSQNLSPAAVAAIKRSHPNVRVALSLGGDSVHGQFANFTPDSVDSWVNNAVDSLTSLVEEYHIDGIDVDYEHFRATPAAFAESIGRLVTRLKRAGTISFASIAPFADDDVQRHYLALWSKYGRAIDYVNFQFYAYARGTTVAQFLEHFEEQRRNYRGGRLLASFNTEENPGGLTPQNGFFRACSQLKKQGKLGGIFVWTADTSLSQGFRYEKQAQSLLASG